gtctatttttttaaataactctctatctatattacaattacaaacaattacttttatgtttttatacactttttgttttgaacattgttttgaataacttttttcgcgaaaccgttttttacaattccactctgcggagaacgcatactgaatgaatacgtgcacaactcataacagaaaatgtaactgtaagcttgcagaacatataagtctacataatgcatgaaagggttaagtataaaaacagataaaacgaataaataaattaaaaggcaTAACATTCGAAGACTCGAACAATTCGCTAATTCGAACAAGTAGGTTTTCATTAGTTCGAGTTTTCGCGAAAGCACTGTatttatatcatataaaaagttatataaaaatatgagaaagttccatttatttatattgcttGTTGCTATTACTCTACACATGACGTATCGTAAAATATGAtagcaaattttataaattagtgcaaaaaaattttttgttaaaatctaatttaatttgttaaagaGATTGTGAATTGTTAATATTCTGATaaattgtttatacatattcagaaaataatattattttaaagataaatttttaactgtttcggtattgaaaatgaatttaaaaacgtATTAAACCATTGGTGTTAACTTCCTATCATTCAATCAGCTATTTTGTATTTCCTCTAAGAAGATTCAGAGAATACAACATTAGGCCCTTAAACTCACTACCGAttttagctttttttttaaagaaatatcagTAAAAATTTTTTAGATTGAGTGACCATCTATTCAATAAATCTGATTCCCGTACTTCTATTAGATTTAGTGCAAAAAGAACATATTATTAACGAATCATAGCCGAAGCTATAAGTAGTGGAAATACGTAAATTTAGTGTAGAAACAGTTATTGCGatgaacatttttcaaaaacaaaaaaaaaatatctttgaaagtttaatatttgctgtcttgcaattttttgtcgtttttatattctcctttgtcatgtttatattttcaaattgaattccAAATACTTCcttaaaatatcctttaaattcCTTTTTTAAAAAAGCAGCTGTTTAGGATTTATTATAGAGTTCCGTTCAATAACTTGAATGCTCAATTGAACAAACTGTGAAGCACAAAGGGACATACAAATGTGTatcaaaatgcaaaatattatatagacTTAAAAatgtacatgtatttatatatgactggaattaatttttataacataataTTGCTTAGTtaataacataaattaaatatgaattttggaTTTCTTAaggaaactaaattttatttccaaatttatttttatattcttgttgtaacacattttttttgcatacgTTATTTATGATAAGAAGCGTTTAAGCAAAACTACTTTAGCAACAAGCCAAACTTTATAATTATATCAGGGCTAGAAAACTTCCCTTCAGTTTTGCCTAGTAAATTTAGACTAGTTTCAGAAGCAAATCAATTTGATATATTATAACTATATCGGAGCTAATAGTAAACTTATTCTAATTTTgtctactaaattttattttgatatatttctgtactcttgaattatttattgtacagaggtagtcaaaattatttacacatcgaacgttttttttacatgtttcacataaaaggcttttgcttgttgttgtcgttgtcgcagagtaatgctatgttgttggaaaccttgatctattcctaagCGAATGATGCCAGTTTGGTGAGAATaactagaaatatggcggagaaataagcaaatgaactgaggactcgcagtagtcaaaagtatttacacacattttttttgcgtcaaaagtatttacacacggcgatttatcctttgatttggtttgagcaagagTAGTGATTGAATTctatttcatttaaaacaaactaaatcagccttaaaatttaaaattggtgaataaaatgccgaaaccaaaggaattatggattataactagatcggagactgttactaagtttaagactggtgtttcggcttcggaaatttatagaatttaaaggaatactgtttatactgaaggagacgaacaattgcaaggatactttaaagagaattgggcagaaacctgtgataactccaaGATAATGgggaagattagtaggaactgtcatacaaaaaaCCACAATtaagtcctgttaatattgcaacagcatcgaatcagcatattgcatgaacagtcaatgatgctacactgctcaggaccttaaaaaagttaacataaatgcctacgttgtgcataaagtagtcaatatttccgaaaccaaaaaagcgatattcCTCTCTTTTGCCTTaaattgcatcctaaagcctgtagtgggcaaataaattattaattattagttcGAGGACTTCTTTAGTAAACCCTTTATCCATTTACCACCTGAgaacgtgagaagaagaataatgcagtttagacgctaaatagagccGGAGgtgatattatgattttttggggaagttttccttacttaagttttggagatttggtactaatttaggtaCCCCAAATCATCcgaatatatcagaattcacatgaccatgccattgtagtggttagtcggccttttccaactattgtctacattttacaacaggacaatgctccatttcacaAAGCATCGTTACCAACAAAATCGTGAAgcaatcaagttgacctccggaGAGCCTCGAcctaaacatttttgaaaatatttgggtttcgttaaatatccgaggacaattgatataataaccgaaaacgctaaattaccgacatttggtctaaattaacagttaacttagcgcacaattgtgttaaatcaattcggaccataaagcaggctgttattgatgccaatggtaatgcaaccaattatgaatttatcgccttagaatagctacttagactaaacattaaaattaaaaaaattatcatttaaaaataacaggataatccatttcaagttgtgtgtaaatacttttgacgcaaaaaaatttacaacaacatagcattttgttgccctgtgtaaaaaaacgttcgatatgtaaataattttcactatCTCTATTCCAAATTTCTATATGAAAACTATCCAAATTGTGGATTACGACTGTTGATGTTTGTCTTTTTCAGTTTATAAACCGTAATACCGTTTCGGGATTCTGGAGATGGACTGATGGTCCCAGGCACGCATATTAGTTAAATTCTCACATGTTTTATAACAATTGGATGTTTGATCCACGGACGGTCGAACCGATATACATTAATTCATGTATTTCTAAATTTAGCCATAAACATTTGATCGTATACATACAACTCAGTACCTATCACCGTTATTTTATGCAGATAAATGTTAACACTTTTGCAGCAGATTAACATTATAAGTTACAAACAAATGTGTCAATAAGAAacctacaaataaattcaagtacTTTAGACAGCTGTCATACTTTGTGTTATTGGtctttaatttacaatattaaaaatatagtaattttcaacacatAAATGTTTTCACATACCAGGTAAATGTTGGGTAGTTTGCGGAACGCTACTTTGGCGTTGCAttcgttgcatttgttgttgctggaatACATTTGAGCTAGATCCCCCATATGGTGACTGTGGAGACGGAGAATTTGATGTACCTCCAAAACCACTAGATTCACCTCCTTGAAAAGAATTTTGCCTCTGCAGACTGACATTGGTGCCGATATTACTAGCAACTGCATTACCAGATACACCACCTCCGTTAGGAGAGTTGAGACTTCGCCGCTGATTTTGATACGGACGTGTTGTATAAGAACTAACTCCCTGCTAAagtaatgaaaaaacaaaaacagaaaaattttaaaatttccttcaaagaaaaattgtttacaCTAACTTGCAATTGCGCGCTTAACATAggattgtgttgttgtaatgagTGACTGCGTTGAGTTGTCAAATTTCCACTTAGCTGCACACTTGCCGTACTGACATTACCACCAGCATTCCATTGTTGTGATGACGTATTCGGCATGCCAGTTTGCGATTGTACATTACCTGGGCCCCCAGTAAAAGGCGGTTGGCGTGGTGATAGCTGCGGAGCGACATTAGCGTTTGCGGCTTGGGCAGCCTGAAACGAcatctgttgttgctgctgggcattcacttgttgttgttgttgtgaaatatgATGTTGATGATGGGGCGATAGACGTTGTCCGCTCTGTGAAAATTGCGATGCATAACCTTAGAAAGTATACgagaaaaatgtaagaaaaaaatcttatatttatttgttggtaACAGACCTGCATTAGATTGTGGACTGAAGGGTGCATTACGTTGACCTGgacttaattgttgttgttgaagtaaATTCTGTGCAAAATTCGGACTCAGTTGAGAATCGGGCGGCAAGTTGGTACGAGACAAAGCAACATTTGGAGCTACTGTATTATTCAACAGTGAACCAATGTTGTTGATGTTTGGATTTAGACCTATGAGACACAAATAGTggtcaaataacaataaaaacatatttattctttttacatacataactgATCTGTGCGCGCTGTTGCACTCTCAGGAACCAAaagttgctgcttttgttgttgctgtagaagacgttctttttgttgttgctgctgttgctgctgttgacgAATTCGGTACTGCTGATGTGCTGGCAAAACAGAACCTCCAGGTGTAGTAACGGCATTCATTGGGCCCCGGTTACGCGACGCCGAATACATAGGTGGCGGACGTTGGAAGCTTTGATTGGCGTTAACACGTAGTACCTCCAACATTTGTTGTACCTGAGTTGACTGTTGATTGCCACCAATGGCAGCTTGTTGCCTTTGGAGCATTTGTAGATGATGCTGCAGCTggagttggtgttgttgctgtgacAAACCCGATCCAGTGCCCCCTCCACTGCCACCACCCATTACGTTGCCGGGATAGGCCGGCGGTTGTGGctgttgttgatgatgttgttgctgttgcagttgAGATGTCTCAACCATCAATGAATTTTGAATAGCATTAATAGCCATGCGCTCATTAATCTCTTGCTGTGTTAATCCAGACAAGGCAGTAGGAGTAGGTGCTGATACAAAGGGTCCATCGTCTGAAACGTAATCCATAACGCTATCCAAAATCTTAGACAATTCTGAATCGCCATCGGCGCCGCTAGGGCCGGCTAATTGGGAGCTCGCTTGTGATGTCACAATCGATGCTGTGACGTTGGCTGTCCCTGAGGTAGCTGTGGTATTATGTAGAGATGTTCCGAAGGCGTCTGATGAAGCAAAGTTTATTGGCGGTTGAGATAGTTGAGTTGGCTGCTGATGTGAAGGGCGCTGAATGTTACCtaaacactgttgttgttgttgttgttgttgtagatggagttgttgctgatgttgcaGCGTGAGGTAGGTATCGGAATATTGTTTACGTATACTACTACTCCGTCCAACACCACCGACGGAATTGCCAGCACTTATCGATGATGTCGTTGTCATTGTGCCACTTTTTGGAGGCATGCCGCCTAGGCTATTTGGTGCTGAAACACTCATGACACCGAGGGCCGAATTGCCGCGGCTTGCTGATGGTGCAATGTCAGGTATAGTTTTGACTTGAGGTGGTACAGTTACTATGGGGTTCTTTGGCGGATTTTCTAACAGCGAAGCAAGCATTTTATTGCTTTCACGCAGCTTGGATGGACGGTCACTCTCACGTTTTGCTAATATGCCATCATCCGGTTCATTGAGTGAACGCTTGCGAGTTGTTGGGTCACCTTGGTACTTTAAACTTTTAAGTAAATCCTCTTGCGACATGTCCTTGGAGTGATGTTGTCCGTGACTATGACCATGTGAATGACTAAAGTGACCATCGTCTTTTTGTAATTGACGCATTAATTCACTCTGTCGACCAAGGGAAGGTCCTTTGCCATCATCATCCTCCGATTTCTCGTTAAGCAActgtataaaatacatataggaAAATATCTGTGTATTCTACTTCAAGTACATGAGTGTACTCAAATATTTGTGCAGATAAAAAGTAAAGATAAGTGTATGGTTTAAGGGGATGGTGGGGCCTTACTTACCGACAGTAACATGGGATTGCTGGAGTTCGAAGATTTTGGTAATGCACCACCACCAAATAGGCGCGCATTCGTTATACCAGCAGCGCCCATTTTGAACATTCCGGACGAACCCCTGTTGCTACCGCCGGCACCTCCACCATCCTTATCTTCGTCGGAATTGAGTAGACCCTGATTGTAAAACTTTCGGGAGATCAAAAACATAGCATAAATAATGTACGTACATATCGATACCTCTTTAAAAACCATTTACTGTTGAGTGAAGGCTTATATAACTAATATATATCTAATCTCACCTTATGCCGTAGGTTAAGGTGATCCTTATCACCATCGCCCGTGTTCATTCCTGAGGTCATTGAATGCGATTTATTCGTCAATAAATGCCGTAAACGCTCTGACTCCGGTTGAGGTGGATTGGGCTGTGCAGATACTTGACTCATATTAGTCACAGTGGTTAGTAATGGCGGGCCACCATTTGGTAAATTTGCACTGCCGCTTAACGCACCACTAGAACTACCTGGAGGTCCTGAATTATTGCCACTCATGCTGCCACTGCTGTTTATGCCAGCGTTCATGTGTTCTTTATCATTATTCTTATCACTTGTCTCGAACGTCGGGAAGCCAAAACCAAACGGACCTCCACTAACGCCGGGGCCAGCAGACGACGGCTGACTTGTATTTGACTGAGGTGAAGGCAAGCTTGCAGCTGAGTGTGACGACAGTTGATATGGCGTCGATGGTGAAGCACATACTGCCGGACTGAATCCATGTCCCGCTGAAGGTGGACGCGGAGTGCTTACCGGAGTAGTAACAGAAGCACGAGAATTTGGACGCGAATCCGTCCAACCAGTGGCGTCCATTTCAAAACTGGAATGTGCCAAGTCAAAATCAAAGGGGTCGGAGCTATAGAAAATCGTTGCTTCGGGGCCAGCAGGCGATGCAGTAAAAGAATTTACTAAGGTGGAATTATTCGAAGTCGATGCCGAAGTAGCTACAGCAGGATTGTTACGCTGTGTACCACCTCCGGTACCATTGATAACAGCTGAAGTCATTAGTGGTCCACCCACATTAGTAGTTTGGGTGCTATGTGGTGGCATGCCACCACCTCCAACTAGTCCACCTAGCATGTGGGCTCCGCTACTTACACTTGCTAATGCTGAGGCTGACGATGAGGAGCACGATGAATTGTTATTAACAAGTGAGTCCAAGGGGAGAGAAAGTGGCGAAACTAATGATGGAGTGGGCGACATTGTAGACAAACTGCTAGATGGCATTATGTTACTGTTACCGATACTTCCGATGTTCAAACCTCCAATACCTCCCCCGCCTATATCATTATCCGTATTAAGTATTGTTTGCAGTGACATAATATAATCACCCTCAGTTTGCGACTGATTTAAAAAAAGTCGTGAATTAGCCTTAACATGAACATAAACGTCGGGTGCACCGAAACGTAATCTAAATGGACGTGACATAACGTTCGCAATGGGAGGATTAATTAGTGTAGCAGGCGTTCCACCGGGTGAGTGTGCCGCCGGCGAATTCATCAAATGGACTGATGCAGCTGACTCTTGAACCTCGCGTAAATGTGATTTCAGAGCATTTAAATCTTGGGGATGACAAAGATCCTGCAAGAGTCGTCCCAACCAGCTACTCAAATGTTGACGATAGGGTTCACGAAGTGCGGTTGCATCCAAATTGAGTATCTTGCCGTGTACGTCGAGTTTAAAAGTTAAATGCTCAATCGCCTGAGGTTGTACATGTTGAATTGCTGGCTCATCCTCAGGACGGGTGATCAAACACAATATGGAGGACGTTGTATCTCCGTCgtctaaaatttatataattagcaAACGCAATATCATAAACAATAAACACCTTACCTTTCATCGGTGTTGCAAGCAACATAACTTCCTCATATTTCTCTGGGTGTATCTGTTGTCCAACAGTTTTCTGATCCAAAGGGTCGTTTTGGTGCGACATGGATGTTTGAGTAGCGGACCGCAAATCTTTGACCAACATTCGCACTTTAGCtgctatatttcttttaattttagcaCTTCCTGGACCTAACGAGGCTGTTGAATGTTGCGAATTTGTACCACTATCTTCCAAATCATTCCAGCCACTTTGGCTACCACTGCCACAACCAATATCTCCAGTTCCATTTCCGCTAACACCATACggcatattatttataattggaTCTAATTTCGCATGATCGCCAGAGTGCAGGTATTGATATAGTGGCTTACGATATAGTTCCTGTTTGTCATAGCCGATTAGTTCACGTATATTCTGCGTACACGACTCAATTATCCCGTCCGCAGTGACTTGTAAAAGTACCCAATCGACTGATGAGAGGTAATGTTCCAAGGCTTCAAAATAGGCAGATATTTCGGGCACTTGACCGTTAAGCAACGATGGCTCTGGGAGTGGAGGTTCGGTCGATGAAACGTCGCCTTGCTGTACTGGATGTATAGAACAATTGTCAGTTGCACATCGTAAACAACGTGTGGATGCTGTATTATTTCGATTATCGTTGCTTTTTGAAGTTGaattgctattattgttattaggTGTCGTCGAATTGAGAGCTGAAGGAGCAGTAGTTGACGTTGCAGAAGAAATATCACGGCTTTGGCCTTTGTCGCAAAACTCTCGATACTGAAAAGATAGAAATAATTATTAGCCAACGAAggaattaattgatttaatctTACTATTTACAACACATAATTTCtactttatgaaaatatttatattaaaggaTTCACAAAGCTGCTATGccatacatgtatgtgtatgtaaattaaatgaatacatatatataaaaggtTAGTGTTTACTTCAATAATTGATTATTGTGAATCCATATCTACCatctctgtatatgtatatggatctTCAGCTTTATACTGTTTACATTTGAAAACGTATgtaagtaaatgtatttatacaaagaTTATCTGACTATTTATTTATGGAGTGTGTATTGATATTAAACATCAAGAGTTAAGCTTTCATgtgttaaaatatatgaaagtatGAAATCCTTTCATTCCTTCCGGAGAAACGCCACTGTTGAGAACAAAAATTACGATTTTAGACTTTGCCTGGGCCACGAGTTGCAAACACACTTAATTACGAAAAACTTGTTACTATTTGCAAAAATAGGTAAGAGCAACTCCAGTTATGGAAACCTTTggttatagaaattaaaagaaaattaaagaattttataattgtttttgtttagccacttttTAGGCCAATATCTACAAAGTTTGCTTTCTTACTATATATGCCGCTGCAACCTCTCAACGATTTCGAACCTCTACAAcgaatgaattaaaattttatagtatgcaagaaaaagagaaaatcgCACATTgtgaaaacgaaaaatattgcaCCGATCAACGcaatcataacaaaaacaaataaagaatcgGCATGTACACAAGAACAAACGAAACGAAATAAGAGAAGATTTAAAACATAATAGCGTTTGGGAGTGCGAATGTTAAACTAAAGCAAAGCGGGATCTACCTTACGAAGCTCCACTACCAaagaaaaaacgcaaaaattaaACCCACATAAGCGAtatctttacaaaaacaactgttGAAACAACGATCAATCGCAAACTGGGTACGACGAAATACATTCAATGCTGACGATACAACACAACGATGGCGACAACTTTGACAATGAGTACTCGTATTCACGAAGTAAAGGTAATTAATGTGTACATATTACACCACTACAAACGTATGTATATGAGGTTATTTAGGAAACTAAAAACAGATAGGAAGAGAATTAAACGGTTGGATATTGAGTATTAcgcttattattttttgataattttccatatttaaaaagcatttaaacacattttaacGTTAAACAATTATGCATATATAACGAAAGAGTGGCtttcaataaaactaaaaaacattattttcatgacACAATATCACCCTAGTCGACAGAGATTTCTTAATCATTATTTGTTTTGCATCTTTTCTCATCattcactaacaacaacaacaaacattacgTAATGATGTCATATTCAACCATACGAGCTTCCAAATAATTgttcatattatattatattaacttgCCCAACCAGAGCGATAACGATCATGGTGTTTAGTTAGGTAGCCGGTCATTTCACAGACTATGGATGAGACAAAAGAGCTTTTATGGATAAAGCTTCCGCACCGGCTACCGTTCAACTGAAAGAGGAAAAAAGAATACGCAgaactatatacataagtgcGATTCATGCTCATATAACAACATACTCAAAATTATAGAGTAGTAAATTGTTATTATATCGAATGATGtacaaatgaaaatacaagtacgaacatttattcatatatagatattataaaCTGCATATCAATTTTACGATGGTAAAAAAGTGCATACTCAGCGCATACAGCAAAAATCTACAATCCGAATAAATGCTAATGAGCACGAACATTTAATTAAAGTATCTAAAACATACACAACAATAATACCAAAAGAAGAAACGCTAACAGAAACACTCTTGCACCTTTAAAAACTCACAATAAGCCTAGTCGAAAGAACATAGCTATACATGTACATAGTTCGTTGatctgtttgttttgttgttttcggtTTGAATAAGTATTTTTAAGTTTCCTTTATTATATTCTTCGCCTATTATATTTTGCACTGTTGTTACAAACTTTTAAATTTGCCAAAGAGGAAGAGAGAATAAATATAGCACATGTTCAGAAGTATAAAAAGTACATACAgccatgtgaaaaataatagggacactTACTTGAAAAcaggttaaaaataaaatttaaaaattatcaaaaatgtaacatgcaattgtttgctgggatgtcagtgaagtaaagaaccgttatcaaagaaaaaatgttgatcaTTTTGTGAAGTAAGATCGTTTTTGAGTGTGCGAAATAATAGGGACATGTGTCGtgtgtccctattatttttcacgTGACTGTATATACAGAAGAATAATGAGATAAGTATAAATCGGTGGTGGTGGAGCCCACTGAAACCAATGAAACGAACAACAAAATAAGacttatgcatgtatgtatgttttgaatTATACACATGCCAGAATGTATAAGaaaagacatatgtacatatgcgagATTCATCAACTTTGtttattatgtttctattttatccctcataaataaaattacaatctATTACATTAcctttgtttgcttttttatacaaaattaaattagaaagcgtcaaaattttgaattttcattacTCTACACTGTTAATGATGTTTTCAATTTATCATACACAATTAatgatattttgaatttatcctTATagtaaccgaaaatattttgcttaaaaaaacatttaaaattttttttaatttcaattcatacGAGAATGTTAATGAAGACCGAAAATTCTTAATTCTACATAAAAATTAGCTGGCACTCTGAATTCTTACAAACTAATTATTCCACCGTTCCAACAAATATCCCCATCTCcatctttgaaaataatagaATTGTTAAGAGCTGAATATGAGTCAGAAAAGGGGAACATATAAGACCGGCTTGCTAAGTAAATAACGAATACTTCGTAAtatcaattcaatttaaaaattaacagttaagtATGAtgcttatttaataattttacatatattgaatttatcataACAAATGTTCTGCCACCATAATATTTGATTAATGCAGttagatacaaatattttataaattcaaaagaaaatcgTTGTTACGAAAgtatttgcttttatatttcACCACTGGAACATCATCATGAAAGCTGAATGACATTCATCAGAATTCATCAAGAAAATGTACGTACTATTCGATGTTGATTGTTACataaatgaattataaattatataatttcagtTATTTATGATATTGCAATAAATTGAGATCAATAAATAGTTTCCGCAAACGattataaactaaatatgtacaaGTACACAAAATATTATGTTTCTGTGAAGTTAATCTCagcataatttatatttacaattaaaatacaGATGAATTTTAGTTCAGTTaagtcgaacttctataacttaaAGATCTTTATAAATCgaattcttgaattggcaatagcgtttagaagtcaaatttccgtccataactcgaagttctccataactcgaattcttgaattggcaatagaagtcaaattttatataagttccataaatcgaacttttcgaccaggacataatacaaaatttaaaatttttctatcgatGCAGAGTTTTAAAAAAGTTCCTATTATATCGTATGTAGGCgatgaaaaaatatgataaatattgcTCCTAACACTTGCCAACTAAAACTGGAGATCGTGTGAGCATGAATCTTATGAGAGTATCACGTAAATTAAACCTAGAAATcgatgtgtttttgtttttttttccatgaaattaatCACCTGTTCTCTTTGTCAACCACATTAGGAAAcactaaaaaataaactaatcaaaatttaaaatattcttcaaattattaaaaatccaTTCCAAACATTGTTaatgtcaaataagtacccggaaatctTGGGCCAAAACgtttgaaatgttgaaaaaaaacatttgtatgttATACTTGTATAATACATTCTGTCatataagtacccggaaattctcattatgaatggataaaaatattgaacaaagagtttgtgtgaaattttgtgttgcaAGCGAAATTTCTTCtgccaaaacgttggaaatgttgaaaaaacatttggtgactcaaccatgtcgaaaactcaagtttacgattggtataaatcgttcaaagaggggcatataaaaatcgcaacgcacacaaaaggttgacttgttcctaatgacgccgtaaacaaactaaatgacacatagcaataaaaattcacagactagtggctgacagttgtgccaacctggggaaaaaaattgaaatattctcagcgggaaaatttaaaatgagaatttccggatacttatttgacagaatttatcatagcaataaaaattcacagactagtggctgacagttgtgccaacctggggaaaaaaattgaaatattctcagcgggaaaatttaaaatgagaatttccggatacttatttgacagaatttatCATCTATCATTTCTATACAATTCCTAACAATTACGATGGTCTTAATGTACAATTTGTGACGTCATTCGAAGCAAACA
This portion of the Zeugodacus cucurbitae isolate PBARC_wt_2022May chromosome 3, idZeuCucr1.2, whole genome shotgun sequence genome encodes:
- the LOC105211493 gene encoding nuclear receptor coactivator 2 isoform X5, which encodes MEKNVIRYGQIKARLGPCDLPDSWAPNTNNSNSNISSIVANSRDISSLSAVSKNSSTTAVPLHIENNISSNIVFFKNKSSTTTTAIQSATTFGFSTSSTARATTTTTSCPIYKVPLSSPAAATAAVTVTTASIGSVVTPLGVGLVPSTPTCAPHTGTSTAGTEGLAGVLLSASISAGGSKNSISAQKTISNFQVNNVNDNTNNSGNTSFRSQTLPLQPQQLQLQQQNSSFLHNKHNNQNNNNSSLVKNNNHKNCNNFNLILRQKAAATVSLAAALQNSITMNAVASPISNNPATPTRKIRRKTDPKANLPQSQINKCNNEKRRRELENNYIEQLSEFLQLNKRGDTASTKPDKAAILNQVVKTYREFCDKGQSRDISSATSTTAPSALNSTTPNNNNSNSTSKSNDNRNNTASTRCLRCATDNCSIHPVQQGDVSSTEPPLPEPSLLNGQVPEISAYFEALEHYLSSVDWVLLQVTADGIIESCTQNIRELIGYDKQELYRKPLYQYLHSGDHAKLDPIINNMPYGVSGNGTGDIGCGSGSQSGWNDLEDSGTNSQHSTASLGPGSAKIKRNIAAKVRMLVKDLRSATQTSMSHQNDPLDQKTVGQQIHPEKYEEVMLLATPMKDDGDTTSSILCLITRPEDEPAIQHVQPQAIEHLTFKLDVHGKILNLDATALREPYRQHLSSWLGRLLQDLCHPQDLNALKSHLREVQESAASVHLMNSPAAHSPGGTPATLINPPIANVMSRPFRLRFGAPDVYVHVKANSRLFLNQSQTEGDYIMSLQTILNTDNDIGGGGIGGLNIGSIGNSNIMPSSSLSTMSPTPSLVSPLSLPLDSLVNNNSSCSSSSASALASVSSGAHMLGGLVGGGGMPPHSTQTTNVGGPLMTSAVINGTGGGTQRNNPAVATSASTSNNSTLVNSFTASPAGPEATIFYSSDPFDFDLAHSSFEMDATGWTDSRPNSRASVTTPVSTPRPPSAGHGFSPAVCASPSTPYQLSSHSAASLPSPQSNTSQPSSAGPGVSGGPFGFGFPTFETSDKNNDKEHMNAGINSSGSMSGNNSGPPGSSSGALSGSANLPNGGPPLLTTVTNMSQVSAQPNPPQPESERLRHLLTNKSHSMTSGMNTGDGDKDHLNLRHKGLLNSDEDKDGGGAGGSNRGSSGMFKMGAAGITNARLFGGGALPKSSNSSNPMLLSLLNEKSEDDDGKGPSLGRQSELMRQLQKDDGHFSHSHGHSHGQHHSKDMSQEDLLKSLKYQGDPTTRKRSLNEPDDGILAKRESDRPSKLRESNKMLASLLENPPKNPIVTVPPQVKTIPDIAPSASRGNSALGVMSVSAPNSLGGMPPKSGTMTTTSSISAGNSVGGVGRSSSIRKQYSDTYLTLQHQQQLHLQQQQQQQQCLGNIQRPSHQQPTQLSQPPINFASSDAFGTSLHNTTATSGTANVTASIVTSQASSQLAGPSGADGDSELSKILDSVMDYVSDDGPFVSAPTPTALSGLTQQEINERMAINAIQNSLMVETSQLQQQQHHQQQPQPPAYPGNVMGGGSGGGTGSGLSQQQHQLQLQHHLQMLQRQQAAIGGNQQSTQVQQMLEVLRVNANQSFQRPPPMYSASRNRGPMNAVTTPGGSVLPAHQQYRIRQQQQQQQQQKERLLQQQQKQQLLVPESATARTDQLCLNPNINNIGSLLNNTVAPNVALSRTNLPPDSQLSPNFAQNLLQQQQLSPGQRNAPFSPQSNAGYASQFSQSGQRLSPHHQHHISQQQQQVNAQQQQQMSFQAAQAANANVAPQLSPRQPPFTGGPGNVQSQTGMPNTSSQQWNAGGNVSTASVQLSGNLTTQRSHSLQQHNPMLSAQLQQGVSSYTTRPYQNQRRSLNSPNGGGVSGNAVASNIGTNVSLQRQNSFQGGESSGFGGTSNSPSPQSPYGGSSSNVFQQQQMQRMQRQSSVPQTTQHLPGSPRPFSANVNHENIVGTSGNGAATSLGINGGVSVGGSVGIVGFGGMMYKNMQHAAHAAPQQTQNDFYGRVQAAGNAANSSDFVKQELRAVVSVRAQQQAAAAGGAGASSGGNGVPGGGGGNGGPGGLRITSTPQSPLSSAQQGPMSGGSSGGLNSTNSLSMQQHQSGSIGTGVSQNTLLNTPPDPSMNFTFDAQDFFGSNVTR